In Cicer arietinum cultivar CDC Frontier isolate Library 1 chromosome 7, Cicar.CDCFrontier_v2.0, whole genome shotgun sequence, a single window of DNA contains:
- the LOC101488298 gene encoding E3 ubiquitin-protein ligase CCNB1IP1 homolog isoform X1, with the protein MRCNACWREVEGRAISTTCGHLLCTDDANKILSNDGACPVCDQVLSKSVMKPVDVNPNDEWVNTVMAGVSPQILMKSAHRSVMFYIGQKELEWQVKMNRMQRQYRQKFEEMQEKFNENVEQAHTAYQKMAKRCQMMQQEIESLTKDNQELQEKFAEKSRQKRKLDEMYDQLRNEFDSVKRSAIQPASNFYSRNERDLFSNPPNIIDERETCRQGPPVFTPTTPGPREDVWPARQNSNNSGQFDISVGSPAKQNVIAGDAGNRRVGAHPVFRPGATSKPSMTLRNLIMSPIKRPQLSRNRTHLFT; encoded by the exons ATGAGATGCAATGCATGTTGGCGAGAAGTAGAAGGGCGGGCCATTTCCACAACATGTGGTCACCTATTGT GCACAGATGATGCCAATAAGATATTAAGCAATGATGGAGCATGCCCTGTTTGTGATCAAGTCCTTTCAAAGAG TGTCATGAAACCTGTGGATGTCAATCCCAATGATGAGTGGGTCAAT ACGGTCATGGCAGGAGTGTCTCCACAGATAT TGATGAAGAGTGCACATAGAAGTGTGATGTTCTACATTGGGCAAAAAGAACTGGAGTGGCAGGTTAAGATGAACAGAATGCAACGTCAATACAGGCAGAAATTTGAGGAGATGCAAGAAAAGTTTAATGAAAATGTAGAGCAGGCGCATACTGCCTACCAAAAGATGGCCAAGAGGTGCCAGATGATGCAACAGGAAATTGAGAGCTTAACCAAGGACAATCAGGAACTTCAGGAAAAATTTGCTGAAAAATCCAG GCAGAAGAGAAAATTAGATGAAATGTATGACCAGCTGAGAAATGAGTTTGACTCGGTGAAGCGGTCTGCCATACAGCCTGCAAGCAACTTTTATTCTAGAAATGAGCGGGATTTGTTCTCCAACCCGCCTAACATAATTGATGAAAGAGAAACTTGTAGACAAG GTCCGCCGGTATTCACTCCTACCACCCCAGGACCAAGAGAGGATGTATGGCCAGCGAGGCAGAATAGCAATAACTCTGGTCAGTTTGACATATCTGTTGGCTCACCGGCAAAACAAAATGTCATTGCAGGGGATGCCGGGAACAGAAGGGTTGGTGCTCACCCTGTTTTTCGACCTGGTGCTACTAGTAAGCCATCAATGACTTTGAGGAATTTGATAATGTCTCCAATAAAACGGCCTCAGCTCTCACGTAACCGCACCCATCTCTTCACGTGA
- the LOC101488298 gene encoding E3 ubiquitin-protein ligase CCNB1IP1 homolog isoform X2: protein MRCNACWREVEGRAISTTCGHLLCTDDANKILSNDGACPVCDQVLSKSVMKPVDVNPNDEWVNTVMAGVSPQILMKSAHRSVMFYIGQKELEWQVKMNRMQRQYRQKFEEMQEKFNENVEQAHTAYQKMAKRCQMMQQEIESLTKDNQELQEKFAEKSRQKRKLDEMYDQLRNEFDSVKRSAIQPASNFYSRNERDLFSNPPNIIDERETCRQGPREDVWPARQNSNNSGQFDISVGSPAKQNVIAGDAGNRRVGAHPVFRPGATSKPSMTLRNLIMSPIKRPQLSRNRTHLFT from the exons ATGAGATGCAATGCATGTTGGCGAGAAGTAGAAGGGCGGGCCATTTCCACAACATGTGGTCACCTATTGT GCACAGATGATGCCAATAAGATATTAAGCAATGATGGAGCATGCCCTGTTTGTGATCAAGTCCTTTCAAAGAG TGTCATGAAACCTGTGGATGTCAATCCCAATGATGAGTGGGTCAAT ACGGTCATGGCAGGAGTGTCTCCACAGATAT TGATGAAGAGTGCACATAGAAGTGTGATGTTCTACATTGGGCAAAAAGAACTGGAGTGGCAGGTTAAGATGAACAGAATGCAACGTCAATACAGGCAGAAATTTGAGGAGATGCAAGAAAAGTTTAATGAAAATGTAGAGCAGGCGCATACTGCCTACCAAAAGATGGCCAAGAGGTGCCAGATGATGCAACAGGAAATTGAGAGCTTAACCAAGGACAATCAGGAACTTCAGGAAAAATTTGCTGAAAAATCCAG GCAGAAGAGAAAATTAGATGAAATGTATGACCAGCTGAGAAATGAGTTTGACTCGGTGAAGCGGTCTGCCATACAGCCTGCAAGCAACTTTTATTCTAGAAATGAGCGGGATTTGTTCTCCAACCCGCCTAACATAATTGATGAAAGAGAAACTTGTAGACAAG GACCAAGAGAGGATGTATGGCCAGCGAGGCAGAATAGCAATAACTCTGGTCAGTTTGACATATCTGTTGGCTCACCGGCAAAACAAAATGTCATTGCAGGGGATGCCGGGAACAGAAGGGTTGGTGCTCACCCTGTTTTTCGACCTGGTGCTACTAGTAAGCCATCAATGACTTTGAGGAATTTGATAATGTCTCCAATAAAACGGCCTCAGCTCTCACGTAACCGCACCCATCTCTTCACGTGA
- the LOC101488298 gene encoding E3 ubiquitin-protein ligase CCNB1IP1 homolog isoform X3 translates to MMEHALFVIKSFQRVMKSAHRSVMFYIGQKELEWQVKMNRMQRQYRQKFEEMQEKFNENVEQAHTAYQKMAKRCQMMQQEIESLTKDNQELQEKFAEKSRQKRKLDEMYDQLRNEFDSVKRSAIQPASNFYSRNERDLFSNPPNIIDERETCRQGPPVFTPTTPGPREDVWPARQNSNNSGQFDISVGSPAKQNVIAGDAGNRRVGAHPVFRPGATSKPSMTLRNLIMSPIKRPQLSRNRTHLFT, encoded by the exons ATGATGGAGCATGCCCTGTTTGTGATCAAGTCCTTTCAAAGAG TGATGAAGAGTGCACATAGAAGTGTGATGTTCTACATTGGGCAAAAAGAACTGGAGTGGCAGGTTAAGATGAACAGAATGCAACGTCAATACAGGCAGAAATTTGAGGAGATGCAAGAAAAGTTTAATGAAAATGTAGAGCAGGCGCATACTGCCTACCAAAAGATGGCCAAGAGGTGCCAGATGATGCAACAGGAAATTGAGAGCTTAACCAAGGACAATCAGGAACTTCAGGAAAAATTTGCTGAAAAATCCAG GCAGAAGAGAAAATTAGATGAAATGTATGACCAGCTGAGAAATGAGTTTGACTCGGTGAAGCGGTCTGCCATACAGCCTGCAAGCAACTTTTATTCTAGAAATGAGCGGGATTTGTTCTCCAACCCGCCTAACATAATTGATGAAAGAGAAACTTGTAGACAAG GTCCGCCGGTATTCACTCCTACCACCCCAGGACCAAGAGAGGATGTATGGCCAGCGAGGCAGAATAGCAATAACTCTGGTCAGTTTGACATATCTGTTGGCTCACCGGCAAAACAAAATGTCATTGCAGGGGATGCCGGGAACAGAAGGGTTGGTGCTCACCCTGTTTTTCGACCTGGTGCTACTAGTAAGCCATCAATGACTTTGAGGAATTTGATAATGTCTCCAATAAAACGGCCTCAGCTCTCACGTAACCGCACCCATCTCTTCACGTGA